The following are from one region of the Quercus robur chromosome 1, dhQueRobu3.1, whole genome shotgun sequence genome:
- the LOC126718270 gene encoding uncharacterized protein LOC126718270, translating to MAPSPQKKKSTAKKADKRLKMDPRLFRSVHHFERYKDNFLNAGIIQERFVDLDDLRQTFIPSCFEGRGWDKLLSDFPLVCEPLIREFYSNAVIKENELNCWVRGKEFILDAHVIDDVLGLEGLDDEEFVNFKDRSVSIETVQQRIGGQREGKCLNTTAFPVDMRVLTIIMMFNLYPIRKLTTINCARAIFLMDLKEKNFIDISSHIFDIIVDETRTTSRPKLIFPSLLMRIFRRKGVQIPQDISHMSTPSAINKLTCKRISVRLPGEEDEGDEGEEVPMETDAEAAGHASTSTPRRSGKRSRASTSADAPPDAFQIILERLDGIRAVQTEHSDRMRAMQDQIDVLAATLDSFTTQHDQ from the coding sequence atggccccttcaccccagaagaagaaatctactgcgaagaaagctgacaaaagacttaagatggatcctagattgtttaggtcagttcatcattttgagagatacaaggataacttcttgaatgcaggaatcattcaagagagatttgtggatttggatgatttaaggcaaacttttattcccagttgttttgaaggaagaggatgggacaaacttttaaGTGATTTTCCTTTGGTATGTGAACctctgattagagaattttattcaaatgctgtgataaaggagaatgagttaaattgctgggttcgagggaaagaattcatcttggatgcacatgtcatagatgatgtactagggcttgagggtttggatgatgaggagtttgtcaatttcaaggataggagtgtctctattgaaacagttcaacagagaataggtgggcagagagaagggaagtgtttgaataccactgcctttccagtagacatgagggttctaaccataatcatgatgtttaacctttatcctattaggaagttgaccacaatcaattgtgctagagcaatttttctgatggatctcaaagagaagaacttcatagatataagttcccacatctttgacatcattgtggatgagacaagaacaacatctagaccaaaactgatctttcctagtctcctaatgaggatttttcgaaggaagggtgttcaaattcctcaagacatcagtcacatgtctacaccctctgcaatcaacaaacttacctgcaaaaggatcagtgttaggcttccaggagaagaagatgaaggtgatgaaggagaggaagtcccaatggagactgatgcagaggcagcagggcatgcatccacctcaacaccaaggaggagtggcaagaggtccagagcttcaacttctgcagatgcacctccagatgctttccagatcattctggaaaggcttgatgggatcagggcagtccagactgagcattctgacagaatgagagccatgcaagaccagattgatgtcttggctgctacacttgacagcttcacaactcagcatgaccagtga